The window TGATCCCATGGCCGACGACGGCGTGACTCGCGTAGCGCTGGTGGACGACGACTCCCTGGTGCGGGCAGGCCTGGCGATGATCCTGGGGGCCGACCCGGGCATCGAGGTGGTGTGCCAGGGCGGGGACGGTTCCGAGGCCGTGCCGCTGGTGCAGAAGCACCGCCCCGACGTGCTGCTGATGGACGTGCGCATGCCCGGCCTGGACGGCATCGCCGCGACCAAGGCCGTCACTTCCCAGCCGAACCCCCCGCGGATCATCATGCTCACCACGTTCGACATGGACGAGTACGTGTTCCGGGCGCTCGAGGCCGGGGCCAGCGGGTTCCTGCTGAAGGACACCCCGCCGCAGGACCTGATCCGGGCGGTGCACGTGGTGGCCGGCGGCGATGCGATGCTCTCCCCCACCATCACCCGGCGGATGCTCTCGCACTTCTCCGATGCGAACCCCGGCACCCGCCAGGACAAACACCCTGGACTGGACCAGCTCACCGAGCGGGAGACGGAGGTCCTCGGCGCCGTGGGTGCGGGACTGTCCAACACCCAGATCGGGATGCGGCTGTTCATGAGCGAAGCCACCGTGAAGGCCCATGTCTCGAAGATCTTCGCCAAGCTGGACTGCACCAACAGGGTGCAGATCGCGATCATCGCCCATGAGGCGGGCCTGACGGACATCGACCATGCGCCTGCCTGAGCCGGTCTGAGCGGTCCGCCCTACACAGCGCTGCAACAGCAATGCCCCCGACGGGACCCGTCGGGGGCATTGCACAACTGGTACCCCCAACGGGATTCGAACCCGTGTCGCCGGCGTGAAAGGCCGGTGTCCTGGGCCACTAGACGATGGGGGCCCTGGGCACAGAATGCACGTCCGGAAGCATACCCGCCCTGGATCAGCCCGCGCGAACGCAGCGATGAGGGTGCGGCGCATCCGACATCGACCATCGACGCGAGCCCGCACTCCCGCAGCTCCCTCGCGCCACCTGTACCCCGCACCAGCCCCCGCCGTGGTTCGATGGGGCGCATGGTCCACATCAGTCGCGCCGAGTTCGAGGAAGCGGTGGACGACGCCCTGGACTCCCTCCCCGATGAGATCGCCGAGGCGATCGCCCGCTCCAACGTGGCAATCCTGGTGGAGGAGGAACCGGATCCTCAACCGGACGGCACCGAGCTGCTGGGCCTGTACGAGGGCATCCCCCTGGATCACCGCAGCGTGTTCGACGGCTACGCGCAGCCGGATCGCATCTTCGTGTATCGAGGCCCGCTGCAGCGTGTGAGCGGAACTCGCGAGGAACTGGTGGAGCAGATCGCGGTGACCGTGCTGCATGAGCTGGGGCACCTTTTCGGCATCAGCGACGCGCGGCTCCACGAGCTCGGCTGGGCCTGAGACCGCCACCCGTCAGGTGCGAGCGGGCTCACAGCCGCAACGTTCGCGAGGACCGAAAACCTCCGGTAGAGTTGTCCAGGTCGATCAGGGAGAACCACTGAAGTGGGGTTCGAGATCGGCGGTCAGGCCCTGTAGCTCAGTTGGTTAGAGTGCCGCCCTGTCACGGCGGAGGTCGCCGGTTCAAGCCCGGTCAGGGTCGCCCCCTCGCGAAGGCCCCGGAGTTCAGCTCCGGGGCCTTCGCCGTTCCCACGTCATGCACGCCCCGGGCCTCGTGGTGTGCCTCTCACCGCCGCGTACGGGTTGGGAGCAGTGCCTGCGCACTGCTACCCTGGTCCTCGGCCGCTTCACGGCGGTCACGGCTCTGTAGCTCAGTTGGTAGAGCGTTCGACTGAAAATCGAAAGGTCACCGGATCGACGCCGGTCGGAGCCACCACCGAAGCCCCCGCCCCACGGCGGGGGCTTCTCGCATCCTGGCCCAGCGGCCCCGGCACCGCCGCCCCCAGCACGTCCCGATCTTCCGGCCCGTCGCCATCCCCCGGCCCGTCGCGATCTCCCGGCCCGTCGCGACCTCCACGCACCTCGCCCCGCGAGTTCCCGCGTACGCCAGTCAACGCACGGATCCCCGCCGTACAGTGTGACCTGCGCCCCGGACACCCACCGGGCGCCCATCGACACCCTTCTGGAGGACGACACCGATGTCTGCCGAGAACCCGGACCTTGCCATCGCCCAGGCCGCGACCCTGGAGCCGATCCAGGACATCGCCGATCGCGCGGGCATCCCCGCCGAGGCGCTGATCCCCTACGGCTCCTACAAGGCGAAGGTCGACATCCGGAAGGTCCCCCAGGGCCAGGGCAGC is drawn from Brachybacterium muris and contains these coding sequences:
- a CDS encoding response regulator; this translates as MADDGVTRVALVDDDSLVRAGLAMILGADPGIEVVCQGGDGSEAVPLVQKHRPDVLLMDVRMPGLDGIAATKAVTSQPNPPRIIMLTTFDMDEYVFRALEAGASGFLLKDTPPQDLIRAVHVVAGGDAMLSPTITRRMLSHFSDANPGTRQDKHPGLDQLTERETEVLGAVGAGLSNTQIGMRLFMSEATVKAHVSKIFAKLDCTNRVQIAIIAHEAGLTDIDHAPA
- a CDS encoding metallopeptidase family protein, with amino-acid sequence MVHISRAEFEEAVDDALDSLPDEIAEAIARSNVAILVEEEPDPQPDGTELLGLYEGIPLDHRSVFDGYAQPDRIFVYRGPLQRVSGTREELVEQIAVTVLHELGHLFGISDARLHELGWA